The genomic DNA GTTTTGACTGGGGCGATGGCGACACCAGCGACTGGAGTCCGTTTGTGGCGTCTGGTGACTCCGTCAGGTCGAGCCACTCGTGGGCTGCTGCCGGCACCTACCAAGTCAAGGCGCAGGCAAAGGATCCGTCTGCTCGCCTCTCAAACTGGTCCGCTTCCCACCAGATTCAGATTAATCCGGAAGGCACGCTGCTCTGGCGCTGCGTCGTCGGTAGTTCTGCCACCGGCTCGCCTGCGGTCGGGGCTGACGGCACTGTTTACGTTGGCTCGGGCGGCAAGCTCACCGCGGTCAACCCGGATGGAACAAGACGGTGGGAGTACCAGACCGGTGGCTCGGGTGGATTTGGGTCTGTTGCCCTTGCGGCTGATGGCACCATCTATGCGAGCTACTGGGTGGACGGTCTTGGCGACCAGCTCTACGCCTTCTATCCAGACGGAAGCCCCAAGTGGATGTTTCCGGTTCCCTCCGGACACGGACCAGGCTGCATCACGGTTGGTCCAGATAGCACGGTCTATGTGGTGGCCGGAGGCAATAGTGAGTTCTATGCCCTGCGGCCGAACGGGACTCTGAAGTGGGTGTTTGATATCGGGTATGAAGTTGGCGGTGACGCTGTGCCGCCGATAGGGGACGACGGCGCAGCCTACTGCGGCGGCTGGTGGAGCTATAGCCTGAGTGCGGTGTCGCCATACGGGAGCGAAATCTGGTCGTTCCATATTGATGGCGGTGTTGAGCGAGGCCCGGCAATCGGTTCTGATGGCACCATCTACGTCGGCTCGGTCGCAAACCCGATCGGCGGGTCGCAGCCGAGTTACTTCTATGCCATCCGGCCCAATGGCTCGCAGCGCTGGCGTTTCCTGGCAGACGGGCATATTCGCGTGACGCCTGCCATCGGTACAGACGGCACAATCTACTTCGGAACTCAGGCCGGCACGTTCTACGCCCTGAATCCAAACGGCACCATCCGCTGGAGTTACTCGGCAGGCGTGCGTTTCTGGGCATCGCCGCCGGTGATTACTTTCGGTGGCGTCATTTGTGTCGGGTCTAACGAAGGGCGTCTGCTGGCTTTCAACCCGGACGGCACATTGCGCTGGACCTACACTGCTGGAGGGACAATTGGACCACTCGCCATTGGCACGGACGGAACCATCTACTTCGGCTCGGCCGACGGCTACCTCTACGCTATCGTCGGGCCAGGCACCGGGAGTGCCGACGGCTGGCCCATGTTTCAGCACGACGCCAAGCACACCGGCCGGGTGGGAGGAGGCAAGTAGCGCCGGAGGCGCTGAGTGCATGTCGCTGTTCTCGTTGCGTGATGCAAGGCTCGTGAACGTGCGGTTCTAGAGGGGGATGTATGAGGAAGGACAGACGTTCGATGTGGTTCGCAGCTTTTTTCAGCATATTGCTGTGCCCGAGCTGCAAGAGGCCGTCGGCCAATACCCCACCCGGCACTCCACGTTTCGTTATGGCCACCACCAGCATTCACACTGGTTCGGCGCTCTGGTTCAACATCAGCGTATCTGACCCGGAGGGCGACAACGTCCGCGTGCGCTTCGCTTGGGACGACGGCGACACGTCTGATTGGGGCGAATACTCGCGGTACAACTGGACCGGAGAGCGGAGCTGTGTTATAGCGGACACCTATGCCGTATGTGTCCAAGCTCAGGATGCCGATGGTCTTCTGTCCGACTGGGCTGGGCCGTGTTCGGCCCTGGCGGTAACAGGCGGCAATCTTCCGCCGCATACGCCCATACTCAGCGGGCCGGACACGGTCAGCCTTGCCGCGGGTGATGGCTTCTACGTCCAAGTTACGGTCTTCGAGCCCGAGAAAGAGAGTGTTTCGTTCAAGGTGGACTGGGGAAATGGCGACGTCTGGCCTTGGGGTTCCTATTGGGAACATGGAACTTCCTGCATAATACCGCGCACCGTGCCTTCACCGGGTACATACATAGTCCGAATGCGTACCCGCGATACGAACCTCAACGAATCGTTCTGGTCTCCAGGTCACCGCATCGTCGTAGTTCCGTAGCAGGACGAGAAAATGCGTTCACATCTATCCGAACAAGGGGCATTGGTGATATGATGTGCCCAAGGCGAACATTGCGGGGTGTTATGGCACTAGGTTCGAAGCCCTGAGGTTCTGAAGGACGACGAGACTATGTTGGATACTTTGTCAGCGGGCCGGGCCGGAGAGCCGTGATGAAGATGGACTTCTGACAGGAAAGGAGTGAACATGAAACGACTAGCACTGGTGCTGCTGGGTTTTCTATCGGTCGCCGGCAGCCAGACCTTGCGATGGGTGCACCGACACGAAGGGTTCGTTGGTATTGCCAGAGCGGTTGTCTGTGGTGCGGTCAATAACATCTACGCAGCCGGGACCTGCTATGACACATTGGGTCTATCGCAGATGACCGTGGTCGGCCTGAGCCCTGCAGGCGGCCGGCGCTGGATGTACCAACGTTCTGGTTTGATTGCTTGGCCGTCAGCGCCCGACTTTGTCAGCCGCCCGCTTGCCTGCGGCACGGACGGTAACCTGTACGTTGCCGGGGCTGCCCTTGACACGGCAGGAGGTTCAATGGAGAAGTACGACTTCACAGTCCTCAGCCTCACGGCGAGCGGGCAGGAGCGCTGGGTGTACAACTATGCCGGTCCGACCGATAGCGGCGGTTTCGCCCAGGCAGTTGCGCAAGGGGTGGACGGAAACGTCTACGCGGCCGGTTACTGCCAAGTTGGCTTCTATGACTTGGATTTCGCCGTGGTCAGCTTGACTTCTACCGGTCAGCAGCGCTGGGTGTACCGTTACCCTGGCCCGGCCGGATACTACGAAATGGCCACCGCAGTTGTTTGTGGTGCTGACAGCAATATCTATGCGGCCGGTTTCACCGGGCCGGATACTGCGGTACGCCTGACCGTGGTAAGCCTGACTCCGGGAGGCGGCGTGCGCTGGGTCTATCGTCACGACAGCCTTGGGCCCGGCTTGGGTTACGTCCGGGCATTGGCCTGCGGGCCGGACGGCAGCGTTTACGTTGCCGGAGTAGTGTGGACGGCAGGCGGTGGTGCCGACTTCGCGATTGTCAGCTTGACACAGACTGGAGCTGAGCGTTGGGTGTACCGGTACAACGGAACGGGAAACGACAATGAGGCATACGCAGTGGCATACGGACAGGACGGCAACATCTACGCATCTGGTTACAGCGTCGGGAGCGACAGCGCGTACGACATCGCGGTTGTAAGCCTTGCTCCAGCAGGAGGCGAGCGATGGACATACCGGTGCCGGACATATGGAGGCCAAGGGTATGATTATCCCCTGGCACTTGGTACTGACGGCAACGTCTATGTTGGCGGCACCAGCTATACCGACAGCACGTCGTATGACCTGACTGTTCTCAGCCTGACGCAGGCAGGCAGCGAAAGGTGGGTCTGCCGGTACAACGGGCCTGAGAATCACGTGGACGCTGCCGCGGCGCTTGATTTCGGAGCCGACCGGAATGTCTACGTCGCCGGGATGAGCGGGATGCAGTTCACCGTTATCAGTCTCAATCCGGCCTCAGGAATCGAGGGAGGCTACAAGCCGCAAGCTTCAAGCTTCAAGCCAAAAGCCACCATTGTCCGAAATTGCTTGTCCTTGCCTGAAGCGGTCGGCGGTCGGTGGTCAGCGGTGGGCGCTTGTTTGCTGGATGCGAGCGGCCGGAAGGTGATGGACCTGTTGTCAGGCCCGAACGACGTGAGCGGGCTTGCGCCCGGCGTGTACTTTGTGAAGGAGGCCCAAGCACAAGCTCAAGCCGTTCGCAGAGTCGTCATAGCAAGGTAGGAGAAGATGGCCAGGCTGCCATTCGGGCTGCATAAGCGTAGCCGAAGAGAGGAGCTTCTTATGGTAAGAACCGTGACCAGGTTGTGGCTGCCTTACTGCTTGACCCTGCTCATCTCCGGCTGTATGAGTTCGGGTCTGTATGAGACTGCACGGACTTCGCCGCCCGGCCAGCTGGAGCATATCCTTGCGGTCGAGTTGAAGGCCGACGTGCGAAAGCTGAGCGGCATTCCTCACTTGGACTGGTGGTCTGGGGATTTTCACCCGGCTCCGATGTACGCTCTGCGCCTCGGGCTTTTTCGTAACTGCGATTTGGGACTGAGGCTTGGGCTGGGCGCGGCAGGGCTCTCAGCCAAGTACACGTTCTGGGATGGTGAGCCGGCATTCGCCTTGGTCGCGGACGCTGCCGGATCGTTTGCCATCCTACCGATGGCGTTCGCCGACACCCGCAAGCGGCTGGGCGGTAGCCTGCTTGTCAGCGGAGGAACCGGCGTGGTCGGATATGCGGCTTCGCTCGGAGCCGGCTACCGAAGGGAAGAAAGCAGTTTCGAGTTCGGCAGGAGCGATGAACAGTCCTGGGACATCATCGCCAGCGGCGGCCTTCCGTTGATGCTGGGAGACCGGGTGCGCATAATGCCGGTGCTGTCTGCCGGCGTGCCGGTCTGGACCCGGTACCTGGAGTGGGACTTCGCCGAGAGTACTGCGGTCTATCCGAATCCCGACGTCCGGCGCCTGACACTCTCCGCAGGCATCAGCGTGTCTTTGGTAGCGCCGCGGGATGACTGGGAACCGTGGGCTCCGGGCAGATAGAGTCGTACGCACCACGGCCTGTAGGGCAAGGCGAGAAGTTTGACAAGTAACAGGTAACGTATAGCTTCGCATATGTCCAAGAGAGGAATGGAAATGACCAACAGGCGGTCAAGCGGTGCTCTCATCTTCCTGGTACCGGTAGTGAGTCTCACTGGTCCGGCAATGGCGGATTCGCTCAATGTCAGGTTTGTTGGAGGCTTGGTGCTAAAGGACTCAGCTCGGGCCGCGTGCGTGCAGGTGTCCGGTAGGT from candidate division WOR-3 bacterium includes the following:
- a CDS encoding PQQ-binding-like beta-propeller repeat protein gives rise to the protein MTKQRWFVILVMAIMAMLPLGCPKNNPPDAPTVPSGITAGMVATTYQFTASAADPDGDSVAVRFDWGDGDTSDWSPFVASGDSVRSSHSWAAAGTYQVKAQAKDPSARLSNWSASHQIQINPEGTLLWRCVVGSSATGSPAVGADGTVYVGSGGKLTAVNPDGTRRWEYQTGGSGGFGSVALAADGTIYASYWVDGLGDQLYAFYPDGSPKWMFPVPSGHGPGCITVGPDSTVYVVAGGNSEFYALRPNGTLKWVFDIGYEVGGDAVPPIGDDGAAYCGGWWSYSLSAVSPYGSEIWSFHIDGGVERGPAIGSDGTIYVGSVANPIGGSQPSYFYAIRPNGSQRWRFLADGHIRVTPAIGTDGTIYFGTQAGTFYALNPNGTIRWSYSAGVRFWASPPVITFGGVICVGSNEGRLLAFNPDGTLRWTYTAGGTIGPLAIGTDGTIYFGSADGYLYAIVGPGTGSADGWPMFQHDAKHTGRVGGGK